Proteins co-encoded in one Methanosarcinales archaeon Met12 genomic window:
- a CDS encoding NAD(P)/FAD-dependent oxidoreductase, with the protein MKDKYDVIVVGAGPGGSIAAKTAVEHGLDVLLIEKRSEIGDPVRCAEGISKEGLERFIEPDKRWIAAMTKGARIHSPDGTKIEMTEDMAGPEVGYVLERKIFDRVLAKNAAMAGAEVMVKTRATGLIIEDGFVRGIRGEHIGEGFETRSDIVIGADGVESKVGRWAGIDTTLKLSDIESGAQFLMADIDFDPNYCDFYLGNKLAPGGYAWIFPKGKHEANVGLGILGSRSGGMPAIEYLQRFVETHYPDGKILEIVVGGVPVSAPIERTTASGLMLIGDAARMANPITGGGILHAMESGMMAGEVAASVISRGDVSVKALGEYEKRWRSTIGALNERSYKVKELFMNRSDKELNDLAHTIENVDFTELTISGLIGALIKKNPKLFWKIRQLF; encoded by the coding sequence ATGAAGGACAAATACGATGTGATCGTCGTTGGTGCAGGTCCAGGCGGGTCTATTGCCGCGAAGACCGCTGTTGAACATGGTCTTGATGTGCTGCTGATTGAAAAGAGAAGCGAAATCGGCGACCCTGTGAGGTGTGCGGAGGGAATCAGCAAAGAAGGGCTGGAACGGTTTATTGAACCAGACAAGCGTTGGATCGCTGCCATGACGAAGGGAGCAAGGATACACTCTCCAGATGGCACGAAAATTGAAATGACAGAGGATATGGCTGGGCCAGAAGTGGGTTATGTCCTCGAGCGCAAGATATTTGATCGTGTGCTGGCAAAAAATGCTGCCATGGCGGGCGCAGAAGTTATGGTGAAAACCAGGGCCACCGGCCTGATTATCGAAGACGGTTTTGTCAGGGGCATAAGGGGAGAGCATATTGGCGAGGGGTTTGAAACAAGGTCGGACATAGTCATCGGTGCGGATGGCGTGGAATCCAAGGTCGGACGGTGGGCAGGAATCGATACCACGCTCAAGTTGTCGGACATTGAATCGGGTGCTCAATTTCTGATGGCCGATATCGATTTTGACCCAAACTACTGCGACTTTTACCTTGGGAATAAGCTCGCACCGGGAGGTTACGCATGGATATTCCCAAAGGGCAAGCATGAGGCAAACGTTGGATTGGGAATACTGGGGAGTAGGTCAGGCGGTATGCCAGCGATAGAATACCTTCAGCGCTTTGTCGAAACGCATTATCCTGATGGCAAAATACTTGAGATAGTGGTCGGGGGCGTGCCAGTCAGCGCCCCGATAGAACGCACCACTGCCAGTGGCCTGATGCTTATCGGTGATGCCGCCAGAATGGCAAACCCAATTACTGGCGGAGGAATTCTTCATGCCATGGAATCAGGAATGATGGCTGGCGAGGTGGCGGCAAGTGTGATTTCCAGAGGCGACGTCTCTGTCAAAGCGTTGGGTGAATATGAAAAGAGGTGGCGCTCTACGATTGGTGCATTGAACGAAAGGTCATACAAGGTAAAAGAACTGTTTATGAACCGCTCGGATAAAGAATTAAATGACCTTGCACACACAATTGAAAACGTTGATTTCACAGAACTAACTATTAGCGGGCTGATTGGGGCACTTATTAAAAAGAATCCAAAACTGTTTTGGAAAATTAGGCAACTATTTTAA
- a CDS encoding 4Fe-4S binding protein gives MVIVDRHKCGYCGACVAVCPFCVIELVGTWIEVGEECKECGLCAKVCPMGSLEVVT, from the coding sequence ATGGTCATCGTCGATAGACATAAATGTGGGTATTGCGGAGCGTGTGTGGCTGTCTGTCCGTTCTGTGTGATAGAATTGGTCGGCACATGGATCGAGGTCGGCGAGGAGTGCAAAGAGTGCGGATTATGCGCCAAAGTTTGTCCGATGGGCTCGCTGGAGGTTGTAACATGA
- a CDS encoding MarR family transcriptional regulator — translation MMNDPSRFIEDRESLLGSFEALFRARGMSGIYGRVFGALMLSANTMTQDQISEYTGYSVPAVSGALDELIRLGLVQKLRRHNNRKYFYTSRVDLDAMFRRTLQAIHEEYVTPVLNRLEKTEQMLQHSHGEETRQHLETVKRYQGELNDLKKYLEKLLEVR, via the coding sequence ATGATGAACGACCCCTCCAGATTTATAGAGGACAGGGAAAGTCTGCTCGGGTCTTTTGAAGCTCTGTTCCGAGCAAGAGGCATGAGCGGAATCTATGGACGGGTCTTTGGAGCTCTTATGTTGTCTGCCAACACAATGACGCAGGACCAGATCAGTGAATACACTGGTTATTCAGTTCCGGCCGTGAGCGGGGCACTTGATGAGTTGATTCGACTCGGATTGGTCCAAAAGTTGCGGCGCCATAACAATCGTAAATACTTTTACACGAGCAGAGTGGACCTGGATGCCATGTTCAGGCGCACCCTTCAGGCGATTCACGAAGAATACGTAACGCCTGTTTTGAATCGGCTGGAGAAAACGGAGCAGATGCTGCAACATAGTCATGGCGAAGAGACACGGCAGCATCTTGAGACCGTCAAGCGCTACCAGGGCGAACTGAACGATTTGAAGAAATATCTGGAAAAATTGCTTGAAGTGAGGTGA
- a CDS encoding TIGR00375 family protein — protein MEINADLHIHSKYSAATSNRMDMQTLAKEAAKKGIKLVGTGDCLHPKWLSEIRALESVDEGTFVVNGTHFVLTGEVEDSSQVHHLLILPSVSKAEELHERLAKHSNDITSEGRPKIFLNGEQIAQHAIEVGALIGPCHAFTPWTAIYAYFDHLSDCYGSMTEHVSFVELGLSADSDYADRIKELENLTFLTNSDAHSPWPIRLAREFNRLRVDAPTSDEVMQAILRKNNRKPVLNVGLPPEEGKYNESACIRCYKHYTLRECLMKKWRCACGGIIKKGVMDRVNELADHEEPRHPDHRPPYLKLIPLAEIIAMALGVSGPNSRAVQKVWDVLIHELGDEVAVLVDADINQLDMVDACVRDAIGQFRKGQVILHPGGGGRYGRIELPSSNGTSTAQQKGQAQSAIFDFR, from the coding sequence ATGGAAATCAATGCCGACCTCCATATCCATTCTAAATATTCAGCGGCAACCTCTAATCGCATGGATATGCAGACGCTGGCAAAAGAAGCGGCAAAAAAAGGCATCAAACTTGTCGGAACAGGAGATTGTCTTCATCCAAAATGGCTGTCTGAGATAAGGGCACTGGAATCTGTAGACGAGGGCACATTCGTTGTGAATGGCACACATTTTGTCCTGACAGGCGAGGTGGAGGACTCAAGTCAGGTGCACCATCTTTTGATTCTCCCATCGGTTTCCAAGGCCGAGGAACTGCATGAGCGTTTGGCAAAACATTCTAACGACATAACATCTGAGGGACGACCGAAGATATTCTTGAATGGAGAACAAATTGCGCAACACGCCATTGAGGTTGGCGCCCTTATAGGTCCCTGTCATGCGTTCACGCCATGGACCGCAATCTATGCATATTTTGACCACCTCTCTGACTGTTATGGCTCGATGACCGAGCACGTTTCTTTTGTCGAGCTCGGGTTGAGCGCGGACTCCGATTATGCTGATAGGATAAAAGAACTGGAGAATCTCACGTTCCTGACCAACTCGGATGCACATTCGCCCTGGCCGATACGGCTCGCAAGGGAATTTAATCGATTGAGGGTAGATGCACCAACGTCTGATGAGGTCATGCAAGCCATCCTGCGCAAGAACAATCGAAAACCCGTCCTGAACGTCGGACTGCCTCCTGAAGAAGGGAAATACAATGAGAGCGCATGCATACGGTGCTACAAACATTATACACTTCGAGAATGCCTGATGAAAAAGTGGCGCTGTGCATGTGGAGGCATTATTAAAAAAGGCGTGATGGATCGGGTAAACGAGTTGGCAGACCACGAGGAGCCAAGACACCCAGACCACCGTCCACCATATCTCAAACTAATTCCGTTAGCCGAGATAATCGCAATGGCGCTTGGAGTTTCCGGACCAAACAGCAGAGCGGTGCAGAAAGTATGGGATGTGCTGATACATGAACTTGGCGATGAAGTTGCGGTCTTAGTCGATGCAGACATCAATCAGCTGGATATGGTAGATGCGTGCGTACGTGATGCCATCGGGCAGTTTAGAAAAGGACAGGTGATACTTCATCCAGGTGGCGGGGGGCGGTATGGACGAATCGAACTGCCCAGCTCCAATGGGACTTCAACTGCACAGCAGAAGGGTCAGGCGCAGAGCGCTATTTTTGATTTTCGATAG
- a CDS encoding proteasome assembly chaperone family protein has product MKETTVITIKDVTLKNPIMIEGLPGVGHVGKLVAEHMVEESGADKIIEIYSPHFPPQVLVMNDGTARLVRNEIYMDRKHNLLILVGDYQCATSEGHYELARIYLDIAKKYGVKRIYTLGGYGIGKLVDKPRVLGAVNKLELVDEMKKYGVEFKENEPGGGIVGAAGLLLGMGALEDIEAICLMGETSGYLVDPKSAQAVLSVLSKTLSMSIDMGALEERAKEMEKIVAKLQEMEKMQAGPISLDADLSYIG; this is encoded by the coding sequence ATGAAGGAGACAACAGTTATCACAATCAAGGATGTTACGTTGAAGAATCCGATCATGATCGAAGGGCTGCCAGGGGTAGGGCACGTCGGAAAGCTGGTCGCAGAGCATATGGTCGAGGAGTCAGGCGCAGATAAGATTATTGAGATATATTCGCCACATTTCCCACCACAGGTTTTGGTGATGAATGATGGTACGGCGAGATTGGTAAGAAACGAGATATATATGGACCGGAAACACAATCTGTTGATATTGGTGGGCGATTATCAATGCGCCACCAGCGAGGGGCATTATGAGTTGGCGAGGATATATCTCGACATCGCCAAGAAATATGGTGTGAAGCGCATATACACTCTTGGAGGATATGGGATAGGTAAGTTGGTCGACAAACCACGTGTTTTAGGGGCGGTAAATAAGTTAGAACTGGTGGATGAAATGAAGAAATACGGCGTAGAATTTAAGGAGAATGAACCTGGCGGCGGAATCGTCGGTGCCGCGGGATTGCTCTTGGGGATGGGCGCGCTTGAGGATATTGAAGCAATCTGTCTTATGGGGGAGACGTCAGGGTACCTCGTCGACCCCAAGAGTGCTCAAGCAGTGCTTAGCGTGTTATCCAAGACCCTCAGCATGAGTATCGATATGGGCGCTCTTGAAGAGCGAGCGAAAGAGATGGAAAAGATCGTTGCAAAGCTTCAAGAGATGGAAAAAATGCAGGCAGGACCAATCTCGTTAGATGCGGATTTAAGCTATATCGGATGA
- a CDS encoding RNA-protein complex protein Nop10, with translation MRKCVDCGTYTFKTRCPDCGKETINPLPPKFSPVDPYGKYRRSMKQYHKEASK, from the coding sequence ATGCGCAAATGTGTGGATTGTGGCACTTACACCTTTAAAACTCGTTGCCCAGATTGTGGGAAAGAGACGATTAACCCCCTGCCCCCCAAGTTTTCACCAGTTGACCCATATGGTAAATACCGAAGAAGTATGAAGCAGTATCATAAAGAGGCATCAAAATGA
- a CDS encoding translation initiation factor IF-2 subunit alpha, producing the protein MRHKEYPEQGDLAVCTVVKVADFGAFVKLDEYGEKDGLIHISEVASGWIKYIRDHVKEGQKIVCKVLDVAPSHDRIDLSLKDVNAHQRREKIQQWKNEQKAEKWFGFVAEHIEVNIDKLYDVIGDKLLEEFGSLYAAFEEAAIKGPDALTGACISREYADAITKVAKENVKIGRVNITGYIDLTCPLPDGIAVIKKALNAAGKIDIPDVEVDITYTGAPRYMIKVVAPDYKKAENALRKVAETAIKVVEGTEGAGKFYRQLSEAT; encoded by the coding sequence ATGAGGCATAAAGAATATCCAGAGCAAGGGGACTTGGCGGTCTGCACGGTTGTAAAAGTGGCAGATTTCGGTGCATTTGTCAAACTGGATGAATATGGAGAGAAAGATGGACTGATTCATATTTCCGAGGTCGCATCAGGATGGATTAAATACATTCGGGACCATGTCAAAGAGGGGCAGAAGATCGTATGCAAGGTACTGGACGTCGCGCCCAGCCACGATCGCATTGACCTCTCGCTGAAAGATGTAAATGCGCATCAGAGGCGGGAGAAGATTCAACAATGGAAAAATGAGCAGAAAGCAGAAAAATGGTTTGGCTTTGTCGCGGAACATATCGAGGTCAACATCGACAAGTTGTATGACGTCATCGGTGATAAGTTATTAGAAGAGTTTGGAAGTCTATATGCAGCGTTCGAAGAGGCGGCAATAAAGGGACCTGATGCACTGACAGGGGCATGTATCTCAAGGGAATATGCCGATGCCATAACAAAAGTTGCAAAAGAGAACGTAAAGATAGGTCGGGTAAATATTACCGGTTATATTGACCTCACATGTCCGCTTCCCGACGGTATAGCTGTGATCAAGAAGGCGCTGAATGCGGCTGGCAAAATCGACATACCTGACGTTGAAGTTGATATAACGTATACGGGCGCTCCGCGTTATATGATTAAGGTGGTCGCTCCGGATTATAAAAAGGCGGAAAACGCACTCAGGAAAGTAGCAGAAACCGCCATCAAAGTCGTAGAGGGGACAGAGGGTGCTGGTAAATTTTATAGGCAGCTCAGTGAAGCGACTTAA
- a CDS encoding 30S ribosomal protein S27e has product MGGKFIKVKCNDCENEQVIFNKADSVIGCLVCGRTLAEPTGGKANIKTQILESIE; this is encoded by the coding sequence ATGGGCGGTAAATTCATCAAAGTTAAGTGTAATGATTGCGAGAACGAACAGGTGATATTTAATAAAGCCGATTCGGTTATCGGGTGTCTTGTTTGTGGACGGACACTTGCCGAACCAACCGGTGGAAAGGCGAATATTAAAACACAAATTCTGGAAAGTATCGAGTAG
- a CDS encoding 50S ribosomal protein L44e produces MKMHSKFRTHCPYCNKHTIHGVEKVKKGRTSSLTWIARQKKRSKGIGNLGKFSKVPGGDKPTKRVFLRYRCTECNKAHQRPCFRASKFELVE; encoded by the coding sequence ATGAAAATGCATAGTAAATTTAGAACACACTGCCCTTACTGCAATAAGCATACGATACATGGCGTTGAAAAGGTCAAGAAAGGACGCACATCTTCGTTAACCTGGATTGCGCGACAGAAGAAACGGTCAAAGGGCATAGGCAATCTCGGAAAGTTCTCAAAGGTGCCTGGTGGCGACAAGCCGACGAAAAGGGTGTTTCTGCGATACAGGTGTACAGAATGCAATAAAGCGCATCAGAGACCTTGCTTTAGAGCATCAAAATTTGAGCTGGTGGAGTGA
- the priS gene encoding DNA primase catalytic subunit PriS, whose translation MKVETKEFIQYRFREYYQSASIQLPPQFEKREWGFIFFDDAFPDVVMRRHKSFMARGEAVDYVRNKAPAHAFHSAAYYVNPEAPTMQEKKWQGADLIFDLDADHLKLKWTTYGDMLQKVKEETIKLIGFLTDDFGFEDNDIEVVFSGGRGYHIHVRDSRIIGLGSSERREVVDYITATGLEVENFLYPKEVTGDADETGRRKTVKSLRFRSGGSGWGLRLHKALKEFLDNISSMDENKALEEIKKVEGISERMAEMLLKVVKDKSSMKRLKEGNFDQIRKFPNSFWEDIIKRQKIELKGHPDEPVTADTKRLIRLPTSLHGGSSFQAMPLTLNALDDFNPLSDAVVFGDELTVVNVTKASDVEIKDKRYNIVKGIHKLPEHLAVFLMCRGVAEYGP comes from the coding sequence ATGAAGGTTGAAACCAAAGAATTCATCCAATATAGGTTTAGAGAGTACTATCAGTCCGCATCCATCCAATTGCCCCCTCAGTTTGAAAAAAGGGAGTGGGGCTTTATTTTCTTCGACGATGCGTTTCCAGACGTCGTGATGCGCAGGCATAAATCATTTATGGCAAGAGGGGAGGCAGTTGACTATGTCAGGAATAAGGCGCCAGCGCATGCGTTTCATTCTGCAGCGTACTATGTAAATCCAGAGGCACCGACGATGCAGGAGAAAAAGTGGCAGGGCGCCGACCTGATATTTGACCTCGATGCAGACCATCTTAAGCTAAAATGGACCACCTATGGCGACATGCTGCAAAAGGTAAAGGAGGAAACGATTAAACTCATCGGTTTTCTGACGGATGATTTTGGATTTGAGGATAATGATATCGAGGTTGTTTTTTCAGGGGGAAGGGGCTACCATATTCATGTGCGGGACTCACGGATTATTGGACTGGGAAGTTCTGAGCGAAGGGAGGTCGTGGATTATATCACAGCGACGGGTCTTGAAGTTGAAAACTTTTTATATCCTAAAGAAGTGACAGGAGACGCTGATGAAACTGGTCGCAGAAAGACGGTTAAGTCGTTGAGATTCAGGTCGGGGGGCAGTGGTTGGGGGTTAAGGCTTCATAAGGCATTGAAGGAATTCTTGGACAATATATCGTCTATGGACGAGAATAAGGCGTTGGAAGAGATTAAAAAGGTAGAAGGAATTAGCGAAAGAATGGCAGAGATGTTGCTCAAAGTCGTGAAGGACAAGTCGTCAATGAAGAGATTAAAAGAAGGAAACTTTGACCAGATTAGGAAATTTCCAAATTCTTTTTGGGAAGATATTATAAAAAGACAGAAAATTGAACTTAAGGGACATCCCGATGAACCCGTGACAGCAGATACGAAGCGTCTGATAAGATTGCCGACCTCCCTTCATGGGGGCTCTAGCTTTCAGGCCATGCCTTTGACGTTAAATGCACTCGACGACTTCAACCCACTGAGCGATGCAGTCGTTTTTGGAGATGAACTCACCGTGGTAAACGTGACCAAGGCGAGCGACGTCGAGATAAAGGATAAACGATATAACATAGTAAAGGGAATACATAAACTTCCCGAACATCTTGCGGTATTTTTGATGTGTAGAGGTGTAGCCGAATATGGACCTTGA
- a CDS encoding ATP-binding cassette domain-containing protein: MSAISVRDLEFWFPDGTHALKGVNLDVEECEKTAILGPNGAGKSTLLQHFNGIYAARKGTVEIFGEPITKENAARIRERVGMVFQCPDDQLFSTTVWEDVAFGPINMGLEQAEIERRVENALKSVGVVGFDDKLPHHLSHGQKKRIAIAGVLAMDPDIYVLDEPTTDIDSSGKNEILSILDDLSKRGKTIVITTHDVDLVAKWAEKVIIIENGKTLAEGGVEILINREIIESAGLNLPTVSQIFIELVEQGEVANPVPKTVKEAINRIRELIN; this comes from the coding sequence ATGAGTGCAATTAGCGTCAGAGATCTGGAGTTCTGGTTTCCAGATGGCACTCATGCATTGAAAGGAGTAAACCTTGACGTCGAGGAGTGCGAGAAGACCGCTATCCTTGGCCCCAACGGCGCTGGAAAATCAACCCTTCTCCAACATTTTAATGGAATTTATGCTGCAAGGAAAGGAACGGTCGAAATCTTTGGCGAACCGATTACGAAAGAAAATGCTGCGAGGATACGAGAACGCGTTGGCATGGTCTTCCAATGCCCAGATGACCAATTGTTTTCCACGACGGTGTGGGAAGATGTCGCATTTGGGCCAATTAACATGGGATTGGAGCAGGCTGAAATCGAAAGGCGAGTTGAAAATGCGCTGAAATCCGTGGGGGTGGTTGGATTTGATGACAAGCTCCCGCATCATCTAAGTCATGGACAGAAGAAACGGATTGCAATTGCTGGCGTATTAGCGATGGATCCCGACATATATGTTTTAGATGAGCCGACTACAGACATAGACTCCTCTGGAAAAAATGAGATATTAAGTATTTTAGATGACCTGAGCAAACGTGGCAAGACGATTGTGATAACCACCCATGATGTCGATCTCGTTGCAAAATGGGCAGAAAAGGTCATCATCATCGAGAACGGAAAAACGCTCGCTGAAGGTGGGGTCGAAATACTCATAAATCGTGAAATCATTGAGTCGGCTGGTTTGAACCTCCCAACCGTTTCACAGATTTTCATCGAACTCGTCGAGCAGGGCGAGGTTGCAAACCCGGTGCCCAAGACGGTAAAGGAAGCGATCAACAGAATCCGAGAGTTGATCAATTAA
- the cbiQ gene encoding cobalt ECF transporter T component CbiQ, with product MEHPHIDKYATLVSPIHNLDPRAKFLACITFIILVVLLDNIILLVTSIIFVFLLILVSKVPLGFIADRIKWIIPFGGFLGIFLSFSRPEGMPIISFDLVITTLTATREGLHLAALVILRATVAVMTITLLTSTTMFTDLIKAMEDLKIPKIFVQMTLFTYRYIFLLIDEFQRISRAQKSRGFGSSNLMHMRTMKTIGNTVGMLFVKSYERGERVYEAMRSRGY from the coding sequence ATGGAACATCCACACATTGACAAATATGCAACCCTCGTATCACCAATACATAACCTCGATCCAAGGGCGAAGTTTCTAGCATGCATCACATTCATAATTTTGGTGGTACTTCTCGATAACATCATACTATTGGTTACTTCGATTATTTTCGTGTTCCTGCTCATCCTCGTTTCAAAAGTACCCTTGGGATTTATTGCAGACAGAATCAAGTGGATAATCCCGTTTGGAGGTTTTTTAGGCATTTTCCTTTCATTCTCCAGACCCGAAGGGATGCCCATCATATCATTTGACCTTGTGATCACGACGCTGACGGCAACTCGAGAAGGGCTGCATCTGGCCGCACTCGTCATATTGAGGGCGACGGTGGCAGTTATGACCATAACACTCCTGACGTCTACGACCATGTTCACAGACTTAATCAAGGCAATGGAGGACCTAAAGATACCAAAAATCTTTGTCCAGATGACGTTGTTCACGTACCGATACATCTTTTTGCTCATCGACGAATTCCAGCGGATTAGTCGGGCACAAAAAAGCCGTGGATTTGGGTCAAGCAATTTGATGCACATGCGCACCATGAAAACCATCGGAAATACCGTTGGGATGTTGTTTGTCAAAAGCTACGAGCGCGGAGAGCGAGTTTATGAAGCGATGAGGTCCCGTGGATATTAG
- a CDS encoding nucleoside recognition domain-containing protein: MPMTLIDAIVSQLTSLCIRVLPLLIMGIIGANVLSELGLSRRFAFLVRPLTRNGNLPDGAGVAITTCMASTSAGYAMLAGFYERGELNERQVIVTTLMKSFFGSISHMIQYRIPVILPILGMAAGVLYLGARIGIALGITLFSVLLGRVFLEKPEIRRFSPDDEDTRSNKEKAVQGAKKSIPILSKVIPRLFIVYLIVSIMMQLGWLDVISGVAEPATGLVGLPGESAIVIATLIFEYTSGVIIAGTLLHKQILTPVQTVCALLLGGIISMSVMYVRHSLPSKIAYFGAKMGTKIALYNLIVDLVFTSIVLVVLLLQM, translated from the coding sequence ATGCCAATGACGCTAATAGATGCAATCGTATCTCAGCTCACATCTCTCTGCATCAGGGTGCTTCCCCTGCTGATCATGGGCATCATAGGGGCGAACGTACTCTCGGAATTGGGATTGAGCAGGCGCTTTGCATTCCTCGTGCGACCATTAACGCGGAACGGAAACCTGCCGGATGGGGCTGGTGTGGCAATTACGACATGCATGGCAAGCACTTCAGCCGGCTATGCGATGCTCGCAGGTTTTTATGAGCGGGGTGAGCTAAACGAGCGGCAGGTCATCGTCACCACGCTTATGAAATCGTTTTTTGGCTCGATATCGCACATGATTCAATATCGTATACCAGTCATACTACCAATCCTTGGGATGGCCGCAGGAGTATTATATCTGGGTGCAAGAATAGGTATCGCGCTTGGGATCACCCTATTTTCCGTCTTACTTGGACGTGTATTCCTTGAAAAGCCAGAGATACGGCGCTTTTCACCAGATGATGAAGATACTAGGTCAAATAAAGAAAAGGCGGTACAGGGGGCTAAGAAATCGATTCCAATATTATCAAAAGTGATTCCCAGACTGTTCATCGTATATCTAATCGTGAGCATCATGATGCAACTCGGATGGCTTGATGTCATTTCGGGGGTTGCCGAGCCTGCAACAGGTCTTGTGGGGCTCCCTGGCGAATCCGCGATCGTCATAGCCACTCTGATATTCGAATATACATCTGGCGTCATCATCGCTGGAACGCTTCTACATAAACAAATTCTGACCCCGGTGCAAACGGTCTGCGCGCTTCTTCTGGGCGGAATCATCTCGATGTCTGTGATGTATGTCAGGCATTCGCTGCCATCGAAAATAGCATATTTTGGGGCCAAGATGGGTACGAAGATAGCGCTTTATAATCTCATTGTCGATTTGGTTTTCACGTCCATCGTGCTGGTAGTATTATTATTGCAAATGTGA